CGATGACATCTGAAACAATATAGTCGCAGCAGTCATGGAGACAAAAGCTTTTAGCTTGTGGGTAGGCGCAATATTTATCCTGGCCGCCACCGGAGACTGGTTAGCCTGAATAAGCGCCGTACTGTAACAGCCTGCAATTGCAGAGAACAGGCAAGTCATGGCCAATAGAGCATAAAAGTATATCACTATAGGATTCATCGAATTATTTACAGGCGTTTTTTCCAAGTGCCCTTCGCTATAAGCGATGTTTTCTAAAAAATCTGTCTGCAATATTTCCGGATTCCCTTCTATTATTGTGTAAATAGTCGTGGAGACTTGCAGGTAGTTGTCTAAAAAAACTTTGGATATTGATTGGTTTATCCCGGAGTTAAGTATCTTCATCTCAAGCCCGCCGTCATTTTTTATATAACCTGAGATGCTGTTTTCTGAGAGCTGTTCCTTGGCCTGATTTTCTGTCAGGTAATATATCTGGAAAAGCCCGCTATCTTTCATGGCATCTTCTAGGCCCATGGGCATCTCATTTTCTGTCGTCAATGCGATGTTTACTTTTTGAAACCCTTCTCCGGTTGTTAAGTTTTGAAAAGCCAGGTTGAAAAAAGTAGCTAATATTATGGGAAAGAACAGCATCCAAAACAGTGCCATCTTGTCTTTTACCATGGATCTAAAGCTGTATTTGAATATGTGAAATGACATATCGCACCTCCTTAATCTCTAAGTTCCTTGCCGGTTATTTCTAAGAATACGTCATTTAATGTGGGCAGCTCTGAGTATATCTTTCCGTAGCTGATATCATAATCTGCAATGAAGCTCATCAGGTTCACCAGGTTGCTGACGCCATTTTTTTGTCTGACAGTCAGCACGTTGTCTCTAAGCTCTGCGTCTATAACGTTTGGCATTTCATTTATCATATGCAGATGTTCATCACTTAAATTGAAGGTTTCCACCACAATCTTTTCTCCAAGGGATATCATGGATTTTACTTCTTCCTTGGTTCCGGCAGCGATTATCTTTCCCTTATCTAATATGACCAGTCTTGAACAAAGCTGCTCTATTTCCTCCATGTAGTGGGATGTATAAATTATCGTCGCGCCTTGAGCATTCAGTTTTTTTATGCCTTCCAGGATGTTGTTCCTGCTTTGAGGATCTACTGCTACTGTAGGCTCATCCAGTATTATAAGCTTAGGCTTGTGAGCTATTCCGCAAGCGATGTTTAGCCTTCTTAGGAGTCCGCCGCTGAGCTTTTTGGGTCTGAACTTGACAAAGTCTTTTAGCCCAACAGCTTCGATCGCTTCTTCAACCAGCTCTTTTCGCTTGTTCTTATCCGTTATATATAAGCCGCAAAAATAATCGATATTTTCATAGACGTTTAGTTCATCAAAAACCGCTACGTTTTGCATCACGATTCCTATGTCTCGTTTTATGTCGTAGGCTGATGGAGTCATCTCCTTGCCAAATACCTCTATAGTCCCCTTGTCGTATTTAAGAAGAGACAAAAGGCAGTTTATCGCAGTCGTCTTGCCGGAGCCGTTTGGCCCCAATAAACCGAAAATCTCTCCTTCTTCGATTTCAATATTCAAATGGTCCAAAGCGATGAGGTCTCCATATCTTTTTACCAGGTTTTCAATTTTAACTATCATCATTTATCAATCCTTTCCTTTCTTTATAGTCTTATTGTAGCCTAAGATATAAACAAAAGGCAGTGTCAACTGTCATCAATAGAACATGACAATTGTCATATTCAATTTCATAACCAAATCTGCTATGCTATAATTAAAACAAATCATTCTAGTGGAGCGTGCCATGGGTAATATTTTAAACAAACTGATAATATTTATAGGCTCGGCAGGGATGCTTCTGCTGG
This genomic window from Alkalibacter saccharofermentans DSM 14828 contains:
- a CDS encoding ABC transporter permease, translated to MSFHIFKYSFRSMVKDKMALFWMLFFPIILATFFNLAFQNLTTGEGFQKVNIALTTENEMPMGLEDAMKDSGLFQIYYLTENQAKEQLSENSISGYIKNDGGLEMKILNSGINQSISKVFLDNYLQVSTTIYTIIEGNPEILQTDFLENIAYSEGHLEKTPVNNSMNPIVIYFYALLAMTCLFSAIAGCYSTALIQANQSPVAARINIAPTHKLKAFVSMTAATILFQMSSAMILIAYITQILKVEFGDKILHIVALCLVGCFTGTMFGTLFGAFTKFKSDIKDMLISNIVVIMCFFSGLMVLQMKYIVQQNAPIIGYINPANLITDGLYALYYYDTFERYYFNIGLLAFWGVVYCAISILVLRRQKYASI
- a CDS encoding ABC transporter ATP-binding protein, which encodes MIVKIENLVKRYGDLIALDHLNIEIEEGEIFGLLGPNGSGKTTAINCLLSLLKYDKGTIEVFGKEMTPSAYDIKRDIGIVMQNVAVFDELNVYENIDYFCGLYITDKNKRKELVEEAIEAVGLKDFVKFRPKKLSGGLLRRLNIACGIAHKPKLIILDEPTVAVDPQSRNNILEGIKKLNAQGATIIYTSHYMEEIEQLCSRLVILDKGKIIAAGTKEEVKSMISLGEKIVVETFNLSDEHLHMINEMPNVIDAELRDNVLTVRQKNGVSNLVNLMSFIADYDISYGKIYSELPTLNDVFLEITGKELRD